A genomic stretch from Candidatus Nitrotoga arctica includes:
- the rplO gene encoding 50S ribosomal protein L15 yields the protein MQLNKIKPAEGSTHAKRRVGRGIGCGLGKTCGRGHKGQKSRSGGFHKVGFEGGQMPLQRRLPKRGFISLTRYDSAQVRLSDLEKMAVDVIDLLSLKQAGVVPAAARIVKVVMSGEIKRSVKLQGLLLTKGARAAIQAAGGSIVE from the coding sequence ATGCAACTCAATAAAATTAAACCTGCAGAAGGTTCTACTCACGCTAAGCGTCGCGTTGGACGTGGTATCGGTTGCGGTCTGGGTAAAACTTGTGGCCGCGGTCATAAAGGTCAAAAATCGCGTTCTGGTGGTTTTCATAAGGTTGGTTTTGAAGGGGGTCAGATGCCGCTACAACGTCGTTTGCCTAAGCGCGGTTTTATTTCTTTGACTCGTTATGACAGTGCTCAAGTTCGCTTATCTGACTTGGAAAAAATGGCAGTTGATGTGATCGACTTGTTGTCATTGAAGCAAGCTGGGGTTGTACCTGCTGCAGCGCGGATTGTTAAGGTTGTGATGTCTGGAGAGATCAAGCGCTCCGTGAAATTACAAGGTTTGTTGCTTACCAAAGGTGCGCGTGCTGCAATTCAAGCTGCTGGCGGTAGCATTGTAGAGTAA
- the rpmD gene encoding 50S ribosomal protein L30, with product MAQAQQKVTAITGKLRVTLVKSVIGTKESHRACVRGLGLRRLNHTVIVEDTPAVRGMIHKVYYLVKCEA from the coding sequence ATGGCACAGGCTCAACAAAAAGTAACAGCAATAACGGGAAAGCTTCGGGTAACGCTGGTTAAAAGCGTGATCGGTACTAAAGAATCGCATCGTGCGTGTGTGCGTGGGTTAGGCTTGCGTCGTTTAAATCATACCGTCATAGTGGAAGATACGCCAGCTGTACGAGGCATGATTCACAAAGTCTATTACTTGGTTAAGTGCGAGGCATAA
- the rpsE gene encoding 30S ribosomal protein S5, translated as MQQSEDRGDGLIEKMISINRVTKVVKGGRIMGFAALTVVGDGDGRIGMGKGKSKEVPVAVQKSMEEARRKMVNVNLNKGTLHHTVIGRHGAAKVYMQPASEGTGIIAGGAMRAVFEAVGVHNVLAKCIGSSNPYNVVRATLNGLQAINSPSEIAAKRGMSIEEIQG; from the coding sequence ATGCAACAATCGGAAGATCGTGGTGATGGTCTTATCGAGAAGATGATTTCGATCAATCGTGTAACCAAGGTAGTGAAGGGGGGTCGCATTATGGGATTCGCCGCGCTGACTGTAGTTGGAGATGGCGATGGTCGCATAGGCATGGGCAAGGGGAAATCTAAGGAGGTGCCGGTTGCCGTACAAAAATCGATGGAAGAAGCACGTCGAAAGATGGTTAATGTTAATTTGAATAAAGGCACTCTGCATCATACGGTGATTGGGCGTCATGGCGCTGCAAAGGTGTACATGCAGCCAGCATCTGAAGGTACGGGGATTATTGCGGGTGGCGCAATGCGTGCTGTGTTTGAGGCAGTGGGTGTACATAATGTCTTGGCCAAATGCATTGGTTCGAGTAATCCATACAATGTAGTGCGCGCAACTCTGAATGGGCTGCAGGCTATCAATTCTCCATCTGAAATTGCTGCCAAGCGTGGTATGAGCATAGAAGAAATTCAGGGGTAA
- the rplR gene encoding 50S ribosomal protein L18: protein MFIKNDARQRRARKTRAKIAGQKSIRLAIRRSNLHIYAQVISACGSKVLVSASTLEAEVRKEFANGGNIAAAIMVGKRIAEKAKDAGIAEVAFDRSGYKYHGRVKALAAAAREHGLKF from the coding sequence ATGTTTATCAAGAATGATGCGCGTCAGCGCAGGGCTCGTAAAACGCGTGCCAAAATTGCTGGTCAAAAATCGATTCGTTTGGCAATACGCCGCAGCAATTTACACATTTATGCTCAGGTAATTTCTGCTTGCGGCAGTAAAGTGTTAGTCAGTGCTTCAACTTTAGAGGCTGAGGTACGGAAAGAATTTGCTAATGGGGGAAATATTGCTGCTGCCATAATGGTGGGGAAGCGTATCGCTGAAAAAGCTAAAGACGCTGGTATTGCTGAAGTTGCTTTTGACCGTTCTGGCTATAAATATCACGGTCGCGTAAAAGCGCTTGCTGCTGCGGCACGTGAGCATGGCTTGAAGTTCTAA
- the rplF gene encoding 50S ribosomal protein L6 has translation MSRVAKNPIALPAGVEVMLVANEVSVKGPLGTMKQMLSNDVVVQHEGEELLCKASNESAKADAMSGTIRALIANMVQGVTKGFERKLTLVGVGYRAQAVGDTLNLTLGFSHPVVYKVPVGVTVSTPTQTEVVLKSTNKQQVGQVAAEIRAFREPEPYKGKGVRYAEEVVKLKETKKK, from the coding sequence ATGTCTAGAGTCGCTAAAAATCCTATAGCTTTGCCGGCTGGTGTCGAAGTGATGCTGGTTGCCAACGAGGTATCCGTTAAAGGCCCGTTGGGAACAATGAAACAGATGCTGAGTAACGATGTTGTTGTGCAGCATGAAGGCGAGGAATTACTGTGTAAAGCTAGTAATGAATCTGCGAAAGCGGATGCTATGTCGGGCACTATTCGTGCGCTGATTGCTAATATGGTACAAGGTGTGACCAAAGGTTTCGAGCGTAAGTTGACCTTGGTTGGCGTTGGTTATCGTGCTCAAGCCGTTGGTGACACTCTTAATCTGACTCTTGGTTTTTCCCATCCTGTGGTTTATAAGGTACCTGTCGGTGTCACAGTTTCGACGCCGACACAAACTGAAGTTGTATTAAAAAGCACAAATAAGCAGCAGGTTGGTCAAGTTGCCGCTGAAATTCGCGCGTTTCGCGAACCTGAGCCTTACAAGGGTAAGGGGGTTCGTTATGCCGAAGAGGTGGTGAAGCTGAAAGAAACTAAGAAAAAATAA
- the rpsH gene encoding 30S ribosomal protein S8, whose amino-acid sequence MSMSDPISDMLTRIRNAQMAEKTNVRMPSSKLKVAIAQVLQDEGYVEGYNVSSVGGKPTLEIGLKYYAGRPVIEKIQRVSRPGLRMYKGCDDIPNVMNGLGIAIVSTSKGLMTDRKARANGIGGEVLCIVA is encoded by the coding sequence ATGAGTATGAGTGATCCGATCTCCGACATGCTGACGCGCATTAGAAATGCGCAGATGGCGGAAAAAACAAATGTAAGGATGCCTTCTTCTAAGCTAAAGGTAGCGATTGCCCAAGTGTTGCAGGATGAGGGTTATGTAGAGGGTTATAATGTTTCTAGTGTAGGTGGTAAGCCTACATTGGAAATTGGTCTGAAATATTATGCAGGGCGACCGGTGATTGAGAAGATTCAGCGCGTAAGTCGTCCTGGTCTACGTATGTACAAGGGTTGCGATGATATACCTAATGTGATGAACGGCTTGGGTATTGCTATTGTGTCTACCTCAAAGGGGTTGATGACTGACCGCAAGGCACGCGCCAATGGAATTGGTGGCGAAGTGTTGTGCATAGTCGCGTAA
- the rpsN gene encoding 30S ribosomal protein S14: MAKAAVINREQKRRDIVKKYSIKRAELLATIINVKLSDEDRYIARQKLQALPRNASPVRLRNRCSLTGRPRGVFSKFGLGRIKLREFVMRGEVPGVIKASW; encoded by the coding sequence ATGGCTAAAGCAGCTGTCATTAATCGCGAACAAAAGCGTCGCGACATAGTAAAAAAATACTCCATTAAGCGTGCTGAACTGTTGGCAACTATAATTAACGTTAAATTGAGTGATGAAGATCGTTATATTGCCCGTCAAAAGCTGCAGGCACTTCCGAGAAACGCTAGTCCGGTACGTTTGCGTAATCGTTGCTCGTTGACTGGACGTCCGCGTGGTGTTTTCAGCAAGTTTGGTCTGGGTCGAATTAAGCTACGTGAGTTTGTAATGCGCGGTGAGGTACCTGGTGTAATCAAGGCAAGCTGGTAG
- the rplE gene encoding 50S ribosomal protein L5, which translates to MARLYDFYKGTVAPGLMKQFGYKSIMEVPRIEKITLNMGVGEAVADKKVMEHAVSDMQKIAGQKPVVTKSKKSIAGFKIRENYPVGCKVTLRKARMYEFLDRLVTVAIPRIRDFRGISGKAFDGRGNYNMGIKEQIIFPEIEYDKIDALRGMNITITTSAKTDEEARALLLAFKFPLKN; encoded by the coding sequence ATGGCTCGTCTATATGATTTTTACAAAGGTACGGTAGCTCCAGGGCTGATGAAGCAGTTTGGCTACAAGTCCATTATGGAAGTGCCGCGCATTGAAAAGATCACTCTAAATATGGGTGTGGGTGAAGCAGTGGCAGACAAGAAAGTTATGGAGCATGCTGTTAGCGATATGCAGAAAATCGCTGGACAAAAGCCGGTGGTGACCAAATCCAAGAAGTCTATCGCAGGTTTTAAGATTCGTGAAAATTATCCTGTTGGGTGCAAGGTTACCTTGCGTAAAGCTCGCATGTATGAATTTCTAGATCGTTTGGTAACTGTTGCTATCCCGCGTATCCGCGACTTTCGTGGTATTTCTGGCAAAGCGTTCGATGGTCGTGGCAATTACAATATGGGCATTAAAGAGCAGATCATCTTCCCGGAGATTGAATATGACAAAATTGATGCGCTACGTGGTATGAATATTACTATTACTACTAGTGCGAAGACCGATGAAGAGGCGCGCGCGCTCCTCTTGGCTTTCAAATTTCCATTGAAGAACTGA
- the rplX gene encoding 50S ribosomal protein L24, which produces MRKIKKNDDVIVIAGKDRGNRGNVLRVLGDRLLVSGVNMVKKHQKPNPVKGLTGGIVAMEISIHASNVAIYNAASKKADRVGVKMLEDGRKMRVFKSSGEVIDA; this is translated from the coding sequence ATGCGCAAGATTAAAAAAAATGATGACGTAATTGTCATTGCTGGGAAAGATAGGGGTAATCGTGGCAATGTGCTGCGTGTGCTTGGTGATCGTTTGCTGGTAAGTGGCGTTAACATGGTTAAAAAGCATCAGAAGCCAAATCCAGTCAAGGGGTTGACTGGTGGTATCGTGGCTATGGAGATATCGATTCATGCCTCCAATGTTGCTATTTATAACGCGGCATCAAAAAAGGCTGATCGTGTTGGCGTTAAAATGTTAGAAGATGGTCGCAAAATGCGGGTCTTTAAGTCGAGTGGCGAAGTGATTGACGCGTAA
- the rplN gene encoding 50S ribosomal protein L14: protein MIQMQSVLSVADNTGARSVMCIKVLGGSKRRYAAIGDVIKVSIRDAAPRARVKKGEVYSAVVVRTAKGVRRPDGSLIKFDGNAAVLLNAKLEPIGTRIFGPVTRELRTERFMKIVSLAPEVL from the coding sequence ATGATACAAATGCAATCTGTTTTAAGTGTGGCCGATAATACTGGCGCACGTTCTGTCATGTGCATCAAAGTATTGGGTGGATCCAAGCGTCGGTATGCGGCTATTGGGGATGTAATTAAGGTCAGCATAAGAGATGCTGCACCGCGAGCCCGCGTAAAAAAGGGTGAGGTATACAGTGCCGTGGTGGTGCGTACTGCTAAGGGTGTGCGTCGTCCGGATGGCTCTTTGATAAAGTTTGATGGTAATGCTGCGGTTCTGCTGAATGCGAAGCTTGAGCCGATTGGTACTCGAATCTTTGGCCCGGTTACGCGAGAGTTGCGGACTGAGAGATTTATGAAAATTGTATCACTCGCTCCTGAAGTTTTGTAA
- the rpsQ gene encoding 30S ribosomal protein S17, producing the protein MSATNLKRTLIGMVVSDKMDKTVTVLIERKVKHSLLGKVLRVSKKYHAHDENNEFHQGDLVSIEECRPLAKTKSWRVTKLVEKSQAV; encoded by the coding sequence ATGAGTGCAACAAATTTAAAACGAACACTGATTGGCATGGTTGTAAGCGATAAGATGGATAAAACTGTTACCGTACTGATTGAGCGTAAGGTTAAGCACTCTCTTTTGGGCAAGGTATTGCGCGTATCGAAAAAATACCACGCTCATGATGAGAATAATGAGTTTCATCAGGGTGATTTAGTCTCAATAGAAGAGTGTCGTCCGCTGGCTAAGACCAAGAGTTGGCGTGTGACTAAGTTGGTTGAAAAATCTCAAGCGGTTTAA